ATAAAttaatgaaagcatggtttccttattcgtatcgaatggggtaggaaatgtttgataaggcttgctcagttgggttttctcgattgagcgccggtcgcacctcccgaggttggggcatgaaaaacttggtattagagcctaaggttttaaagtgtcctacgatgtctcagagccgtgtctagtagagtccttcttatcggtgtgtagtcgaccacatctataagttggaggctacttgggcatttaggaataacacccttctttgatattctggatcgtACGGTGAAACTGTTCCCTCTCTAATTAGtgcattgttctatctttcagtaaatggcacctaagaagaaagcgagaattggCTAAGAAGCCAATGCCACCACAAGAGTGGCTGATGAATCACTACTTGATACTGCGGGTGAGGTTAGTCACCTTGCTATCACTCTGCCTGATTCTTCTATTCCATAGTAGACtaccccaattcctacacctgtGTAGGGTACCACTATCCCTCCCGTTGATACCTCTGTCCTACCTCCAGCCCCAGTTTCCGGTTCTGGCATTTCTGATGGAGATCCTAGGAGATCTATTCAGATGTTGacccagctagtggcctctcaggcccAGAGGTCAAATGTTGCACCTAGTTCATCCAGCCAGCAAGGGGATTCAACTAATTCTAGGGTGAAcagatttcttcagttagaccctccagtgttttcGGGTGCCAATCCAGAAAAAGACCCTCAAGATTTCATTAATGAGATGCACAAAACCCTCAAGGTTATGCGTGTAACTGAGGCAGAGGGAGTAGAGTTGGGTGCCTACCgtctgaaaggggtggcctattcgtggtttgagttgtgggaagatTCCCGAGAGGAGGGGAGCCCTCCTGCGAGGTGGAGCAAGTTTGACGATGCTTTTATAGATCATTTCCTGCCCGCTAAGACAAGGGCAGCCCGTACagcagagtttgaaaatttgaagcaaGGTAACAaaagtgtgtgggagtaccacatggagatTGCTCGCTTGTCCAAGTATGCCATtcatatgttgcccacaatggaggccagggtgcgctggtttgttcagggtcttaattctttgactattaatgaggcttctacagCTGCATTGAATTCTGACATGAACTATGGGAAGATGGTGGCATTTGCTCAGGCCATAGAGAACCGTAAATTGAAAAAcagaatggagagagagggtaacaaCAAGGCCTGGTCTACGGGCAACATGGAAGAGTCACTAGGTGGGGAAAGATCAGCTTTcaggggaggatcatcagggccTTCCCAGTCTGTTGCATAGTCTTCAACCAGTGCACCGCTATCAGGGCCCAGCCAGTAGCAATGGAGTCATTTTAGGCCCAATAAAGGCAACAAGGGGTCCCATCAGTAGGGTCGGTCAGGAGAGAGGTTCCAGCAGCAACAAAGGTCCCCATGCCCCGGGTGCGGGAAGATGCACTCGGAGATTTGCTACATGGAGTTGCCCGTATGTtatggatgtgggatgaggggtcatattTAGAGGCATTGTCGTGTGTCCCTCCAAGGACCAGGTAGGGGCACAACATAGCTAGCCAGCCCAGCAGCTGCTAAATCTTTAGCCCTCTCTCCAGCTTGGGGTACCCCAGCACCCGCAGGGCATGGTACAACTAGGGGTGGTGTGTAGAGTTCATGAGGACCCAGCTGGTTCTATGCTATAAGTGGATTCCAGACTGCAGAGGCTTccccagatgttgttacaggtattttgACTAttcaatctcatgatgtgtatgcacttattaaCCCCGGTTCCACCCTGTCCTATGTTACaccttttgttgctatggaattcAGGAAAGAACCAGAACAGCTTCATGAACCATTCTTGGTGTCTACTCCGGTTGGTGAGTCAATTTTAGCTACTCGAGTTTATAGAAGTTGTGTTGTCACGGTGTGTGGTAGGGATACCAGGGCCGATCTTATTGAATTGggaatggtagattttgatgtaataatggtaatggattggctttattcatgttttgccaagcttgattgtcggactagaactatgaggcttgaatttcctaatgagtCCGCTATTGAATGTGAGGGAGATAATGCAGTACCTAGAGGccggtttatttcctaccttaaggtcgcgaagatgatcaagaaggggtgtatctatcatttagttcgGGTTACGGACACCAATGCCGAGGCTC
This genomic stretch from Nicotiana sylvestris chromosome 9, ASM39365v2, whole genome shotgun sequence harbors:
- the LOC138878230 gene encoding uncharacterized protein, with the protein product MEFRKEPEQLHEPFLVSTPVGESILATRVYRSCVVTVCGRDTRADLIELGMVDFDVIMVMDWLYSCFAKLDCRTRTMRLEFPNESAIECEGDNAVPRGRFISYLKVAKMIKKGCIYHLVRVTDTNAEALSLESIPVVNEFSNVFPDELPRIPPDREIDFGTDVMPDT